A genomic region of Zalophus californianus isolate mZalCal1 chromosome 1, mZalCal1.pri.v2, whole genome shotgun sequence contains the following coding sequences:
- the JUNB gene encoding transcription factor jun-B produces the protein MCTKMEQPFYHDDSYAAAGYGRAPGGLSLHDYKLLKPSLALNLADPYRSLKAPGARGPGPEGSGGSSYFSGQGSDTGASLKLASSELERLIVPNSNGVITTTPTPPGQYFYPRGGGSGGGAGGAGGGVTEEQEGFADGFVKALDDLHKMNHVTPPNVSLGASSGPPAGPGGVYAGPEPPPVYTNLSSYSPASAPSGGAGAAVGTGSSYPTATISYLPHAPPFAGGHPAQLGLGRGASAFKEEPQTVPEARSRDATPPVSPINMEDQERIKVERKRLRNRLAATKCRKRKLERIARLEDKVKTLKAENAGLSSTAGVLREQVAQLKQKVMTHVSNGCQLLLGVKGHAF, from the coding sequence ATGTGCACTAAAATGGAACAGCCCTTCTACCACGACGACTCATACGCAGCAGCGGGATACGGCCGGGCTCCGGGCGGCCTTTCTCTACACGACTACAAACTCCTGAAACCCAGCCTGGCGCTCAACCTGGCCGACCCCTACCGAAGTCTCAAAGCTCCCGGGGCGCGGGGCCCAGGACCAGAGGGCAGCGGTGGCAGCAGCTACTTTTCCGGCCAGGGTTCGGACACAGGCGCGTCCCTCAAGCTTGCCTCATCGGAGCTGGAGCGCCTGATCGTCCCCAACAGCAACGGAGTGATCACGACGACACCCACGCCCCCGGGACAGTACTTTTACCCCCGCGGGGGAGGCAGCGGCGGAGGAGCGGGGGGCGCCGGGGGCGGTGTCACCGAGGAGCAGGAGGGCTTCGCCGACGGTTTTGTCAAAGCCCTGGACGACCTGCACAAGATGAACCACGTGACGCCCCCCAACGTGTCCCTGGGCGCCAGCTCGGGGCCCCCGGCTGGGCCCGGGGGCGTCTACGCCGGCCCGGAGCCTCCTCCAGTCTACACCAACCTCAGCAGCTATTCCCCAGCCTCTGCGCCCTCTGGAGGCGCCGGGGCCGCCGTCGGGACTGGGAGCTCGTACCCGACGGCCACCATCAGCTACCTCCCACACGCGCCACCCTTCGCTGGCGGCCACCCGGCACAACTGGGCCTGGGCCGAGGAGCCTCCGCCTTCAAGGAGGAACCGCAGACGGTGCCTGAGGCGCGCAGCCGCGACGCCACGCCACCGGTGTCCCCCATCAATATGGAAGACCAGGAGCGCATCAAAGTGGAGCGCAAGCGGCTGCGGAACCGGCTGGCGGCCACCAAGTGCCGGAAGCGGAAGCTGGAGCGCATCGCGCGCCTGGAGGACAAGGTGAAGACACTCAAGGCCGAGAACGCGGGGCTGTCGAGCACTGCTGGGGTCCTCCGGGAGCAGGTGGCCCAGCTCAAACAGAAGGTCATGACCCATGTCAGCAACGGCTGCCAGCTGCTGCTCGGGGTCAAGGGACACGCCTTCTGA